A genome region from Methylobacterium sp. FF17 includes the following:
- a CDS encoding TDT family transporter, which yields MSESSLLAISTGLKPLSRLQHPRDVVRQFTPNWFTVVMGTGVVALTLDRLPATHALLAPVPLGLWLASVVLFATFCLVYGARWIFYFDGARRIFGHSTVSMFFGAIPMALATLLNGLLIFGPPYLGAETVRIALPLWWFDVALALICAVAIPYLMFTRQEHRIDQMTAVWLLPVVTAEVVAVSGGLLAPALSGESQQLAVIVTSFVLWGVSVPLALSILAILVLRMALHNLPPREMAASSWLSLGPLGTGALGLLVLGQAGGPILAAGGFAGAPEILRITGLIGALILWGYGAWWFLLSLAVTVRYLRAGVPFNLGWWGYIFPLGVYALATLRIGEVTALSGFAWLGAGLVGLLTLLWLIVSVRTLRGAYRGELFVSPCLAGA from the coding sequence GTGTCCGAATCCAGTCTGCTGGCGATCAGCACAGGCCTAAAGCCGCTCTCGCGCCTCCAGCATCCGCGGGACGTGGTCCGACAATTCACGCCGAACTGGTTCACCGTGGTGATGGGCACTGGCGTGGTCGCCTTGACCCTCGACCGTCTGCCAGCGACGCATGCCCTGCTGGCCCCTGTGCCGCTCGGGCTCTGGCTCGCCTCCGTCGTGCTCTTCGCCACCTTCTGCTTGGTCTACGGCGCGCGCTGGATCTTCTACTTCGACGGCGCCCGACGGATCTTCGGACACTCGACGGTGTCGATGTTCTTCGGGGCGATCCCGATGGCACTGGCGACGCTTCTGAACGGGCTGCTGATATTCGGTCCGCCCTATCTCGGCGCAGAGACCGTCCGAATCGCACTGCCGCTGTGGTGGTTCGACGTGGCGCTCGCTCTGATCTGTGCTGTCGCGATCCCCTACCTGATGTTCACCCGTCAGGAGCACCGCATCGACCAGATGACGGCCGTATGGCTGCTGCCAGTGGTGACAGCCGAGGTCGTCGCCGTCTCCGGTGGCCTGCTCGCTCCAGCCTTGAGCGGCGAGAGCCAACAACTCGCCGTCATCGTCACGAGCTTCGTACTCTGGGGCGTCTCGGTCCCGCTGGCGCTGAGCATCCTGGCGATCCTGGTGCTGCGCATGGCGCTGCACAACTTGCCACCGCGTGAGATGGCCGCATCGAGCTGGCTCTCCCTCGGTCCGCTCGGAACCGGGGCGCTCGGCCTGCTCGTGCTGGGGCAGGCCGGTGGCCCGATCCTCGCGGCAGGCGGTTTTGCCGGCGCGCCCGAGATCCTCAGGATCACGGGCCTGATCGGCGCGCTGATCCTCTGGGGCTACGGCGCCTGGTGGTTTCTGCTCTCGCTCGCCGTCACCGTGCGCTACCTACGCGCCGGCGTTCCGTTCAACCTCGGCTGGTGGGGCTACATCTTCCCGCTCGGCGTCTATGCCCTGGCCACCCTGCGGATCGGCGAAGTGACGGCACTCAGCGGGTTCGCCTGGCTCGGAGCGGGCCTCGTCGGCCTGCTGACCCTACTCTGGCTGATCGTGTCCGTGCGCACGTTGCGCGGGGCCTATCGCGGGGAGCTCTTCGTCTCGCCCTGCCTCGCCGGGGCCTGA
- a CDS encoding IS110 family RNA-guided transposase: MSQVTTIGLDIAKNVFHAHGADARGQGVFSKRLSRAKLLGFFAAQPPCLVALEACGGAHHWARELMALGHEVRLIPPAYVKPFVKRHKNDAVDAEAICEAAQRPTMRFVAVKSEEQQASALLFRTRDLLVRQRTQLINALRGHLTEYGWVAPKGPSHMAMLGDLLEDEMGSLLPPAAVAMFRVMLNLLADLDDRIAELDREIARRAREDETARRLMTIPGIGPITATALIALAPVAETFAKGRDFAAWLGLAPLQRSTGGKQKLGAISKMGERTLRRLLIIGSSAVVHQASRRGAPKGSWLEQMLARKPRMLVTVALANKMARIVWALLAKGGSYRAPAVATA; encoded by the coding sequence GTGTCCCAGGTTACCACGATCGGCTTGGACATCGCGAAGAACGTGTTTCATGCGCATGGTGCGGATGCGCGTGGGCAGGGCGTCTTCAGCAAGCGGCTGAGCCGGGCAAAGCTTCTCGGCTTCTTTGCAGCCCAGCCGCCCTGCCTGGTGGCTCTGGAGGCCTGCGGCGGTGCCCATCACTGGGCCCGCGAACTGATGGCGCTGGGCCATGAGGTGCGGCTGATCCCACCAGCCTACGTCAAGCCGTTCGTGAAGCGCCACAAGAACGATGCCGTTGATGCTGAGGCGATCTGCGAGGCGGCGCAGCGTCCGACGATGCGCTTTGTCGCCGTCAAGAGCGAGGAGCAGCAGGCCTCGGCTCTCCTCTTCCGGACCCGCGACCTTCTGGTTCGGCAACGCACCCAACTGATCAACGCCCTCAGGGGGCATCTCACCGAGTATGGCTGGGTCGCACCGAAAGGCCCGTCGCATATGGCGATGCTGGGCGATCTTCTGGAGGACGAGATGGGCTCCTTGCTTCCACCTGCCGCTGTCGCGATGTTCCGGGTGATGCTGAACCTCCTGGCCGACCTGGATGACCGCATCGCCGAACTCGACCGGGAGATTGCCCGCCGGGCTCGGGAGGACGAGACGGCTCGTCGGCTGATGACCATCCCCGGCATCGGCCCCATTACCGCAACGGCACTGATTGCCCTGGCTCCTGTGGCCGAGACCTTCGCCAAGGGACGGGACTTCGCCGCGTGGCTCGGCCTTGCCCCCCTGCAACGGTCGACGGGTGGCAAGCAGAAGCTGGGCGCGATCTCGAAGATGGGCGAACGCACGTTGCGACGTCTCCTCATCATCGGCAGCAGTGCGGTGGTGCATCAGGCGTCGCGACGCGGAGCGCCTAAAGGATCGTGGCTGGAACAGATGCTGGCGCGAAAGCCCCGCATGCTGGTGACGGTGGCGCTGGCCAACAAGATGGCGCGCATCGTCTGGGCCCTTCTGGCGAAGGGCGGAAGCTACCGAGCTCCGGCGGTGGCCACGGCGTAG
- a CDS encoding LysR substrate-binding domain-containing protein: MTLDQLRIFVAVAERQHVTRAAEALNLVQSAVSAAIANIEGRHATKLFHRVGRGIELTEAGRTFLVEARAVLARAEAAELVLADLSGMRRGTLALYASQTIASDWLPRHLVAFRRAYPEIAIRLAVGNTTDAADAVRAGQAELGFVEGALDDPTLASTTIARDQLVLVVAPGHPFAGATALEPKELATANWVLREAGSGTRSAFEAALTDAGLAAAQLQVTLELPSNEAVRAAVEAGGGAAVLSETVVAAALRAGTLVRAAFALPSRPFRVLRHKERYCSRAADALLDLIATANIK; this comes from the coding sequence ATGACCCTCGACCAGCTCCGCATCTTCGTGGCGGTGGCCGAGCGGCAGCACGTGACGCGGGCCGCCGAGGCACTGAACCTCGTTCAGTCGGCGGTCAGCGCGGCGATCGCCAATATCGAGGGGCGTCACGCCACCAAGTTGTTCCACCGGGTCGGCCGCGGGATCGAGCTGACCGAGGCGGGGCGCACGTTCCTTGTCGAGGCCCGTGCCGTGCTCGCCCGGGCGGAGGCCGCCGAACTGGTGCTCGCAGACCTCAGCGGCATGCGACGAGGGACGTTGGCGCTTTACGCCAGCCAGACCATCGCCAGCGACTGGCTGCCGCGCCATCTCGTTGCCTTCCGCCGGGCCTACCCCGAGATCGCTATCCGGCTGGCGGTGGGCAACACCACCGACGCCGCCGACGCGGTGCGCGCGGGGCAGGCCGAACTCGGCTTCGTTGAGGGAGCGCTGGACGACCCGACGCTCGCGAGCACGACCATCGCGCGAGACCAGCTTGTCCTCGTAGTCGCTCCTGGCCATCCCTTCGCCGGGGCTACTGCCCTCGAACCCAAGGAGCTCGCAACGGCCAATTGGGTGCTGCGCGAGGCGGGATCGGGAACCCGCTCGGCTTTCGAGGCGGCGCTGACGGACGCCGGCCTCGCTGCGGCTCAACTCCAAGTCACACTCGAATTGCCCTCGAACGAGGCGGTCCGCGCCGCCGTCGAGGCCGGGGGCGGGGCCGCCGTGCTGTCCGAGACCGTGGTCGCCGCAGCGCTTCGAGCCGGGACCCTGGTACGGGCGGCGTTCGCCCTGCCGAGCCGTCCTTTCCGGGTGCTGCGCCACAAGGAGCGCTACTGCAGCCGGGCCGCCGACGCGCTTCTCGACCTGATCGCGACGGCGAACATCAAATGA
- a CDS encoding sulfite oxidase → MLGLFQRKDRLIVHGKAPYNAEPPLDRLRAAFLTEQADFYVRSHGNIPDLDADSYRLTVDGMVATPLELSIADLKTRFAPVTVTAVMQCAGNRRADMLAVAPVSGDPWAPGAIGNAKWTGVRLADVLRAAGIDAGDTRHVAFESHDRIADTDTRFGASIPLAKALAPDTLVAFAMNGEHLSPEHGHPLRVVVPGFAGIRSPKWLARITVQDRPSDNPMQADDYKLFPPDVTAETADPTHGITIEAMPLNSAICEPARGAALKAGRHAIRGYAIASDRAVARVDVSTDGGRSWAQARIDRDADAPYAWTFWEIDCELTAGEHELAVRAWDSAGQTQPAAPDDTWNYKGYLSAAWHRVRVTVA, encoded by the coding sequence ATGCTCGGCCTGTTCCAGCGCAAGGACCGCCTCATCGTCCACGGAAAGGCGCCCTACAACGCCGAGCCACCGCTCGATCGCCTACGCGCCGCCTTCCTCACCGAGCAGGCCGACTTCTACGTCCGCAGCCACGGGAATATCCCGGATCTCGACGCCGACAGCTACCGCCTGACCGTCGACGGGATGGTTGCGACGCCGCTCGAACTGTCCATTGCCGATCTGAAGACGCGGTTCGCGCCCGTCACCGTCACGGCGGTAATGCAATGCGCCGGCAACCGCCGGGCCGACATGCTAGCGGTGGCCCCGGTCTCCGGCGACCCGTGGGCGCCCGGCGCCATCGGCAACGCGAAATGGACTGGGGTGCGCCTCGCCGACGTGCTGCGCGCGGCCGGCATCGATGCGGGCGATACGCGCCACGTGGCCTTCGAGAGCCACGACCGGATCGCGGACACGGACACGCGTTTCGGCGCCTCGATCCCGCTCGCCAAGGCGCTGGCCCCCGATACGTTGGTCGCCTTCGCAATGAACGGCGAGCATCTCTCCCCCGAGCATGGCCACCCCCTGCGCGTGGTGGTGCCGGGATTTGCCGGTATCCGCAGCCCGAAGTGGCTCGCCCGCATCACGGTGCAGGACCGGCCCTCCGACAATCCGATGCAGGCCGACGACTACAAGCTGTTTCCGCCCGACGTGACCGCCGAGACCGCCGACCCCACCCACGGCATCACCATCGAGGCGATGCCGCTCAACAGCGCGATCTGCGAGCCCGCCCGCGGCGCAGCGTTGAAGGCCGGCCGGCACGCGATCCGCGGCTACGCCATCGCCAGCGACCGCGCGGTCGCCCGCGTCGACGTCTCGACGGATGGCGGTCGCAGCTGGGCACAGGCCCGGATCGACCGCGATGCGGACGCACCCTACGCCTGGACGTTCTGGGAGATCGACTGCGAGCTGACCGCGGGCGAACACGAACTCGCGGTGCGGGCCTGGGACTCAGCCGGCCAGACCCAGCCTGCGGCGCCGGACGACACCTGGAACTACAAGGGTTACCTCAGCGCCGCCTGGCACCGGGTACGGGTCACGGTGGCCTGA
- a CDS encoding YidH family protein, protein MSEPAKPVPPDDPRVRLAEDRTVLAAERTFVAWLRTGLAFLGVGLAAQRFLREVLAVWPLKVLSLTLIACALASFAGAAWRDRAIRARLAHTEIPMMPRILTVGIAALLIAISGLAATALLWA, encoded by the coding sequence ATGAGTGAGCCCGCGAAACCCGTGCCCCCCGACGATCCCCGGGTGAGGCTCGCCGAGGACCGGACGGTGCTGGCAGCCGAGCGTACGTTCGTGGCGTGGCTTCGCACCGGGCTCGCCTTCCTCGGCGTCGGCCTGGCTGCGCAGCGCTTCCTGCGGGAGGTGCTGGCGGTTTGGCCGCTGAAGGTGCTGTCGCTCACGCTGATCGCCTGTGCGCTCGCCTCGTTCGCCGGCGCCGCATGGCGGGATCGGGCGATTCGAGCGCGTCTTGCCCATACCGAGATCCCGATGATGCCGCGCATCCTCACCGTCGGGATCGCGGCCCTGCTGATCGCGATCTCGGGCCTTGCGGCCACCGCCCTACTCTGGGCGTGA
- a CDS encoding PTS sugar transporter subunit IIA, with the protein MSEPLDPYRSPATEPTRMTIDEILSPDQVSVGVRAASKAALLDDLARRAAQALGLDAASLRTALEKREGLGSTGVGDGIALPHARLESVRHPFGCLVRMRDAVDFDAIDERPVDLVFLLLLPTDAQGSQPNALACVARRMRDSKTVAAMRGARDAGALFATMRGSRTSP; encoded by the coding sequence TTGAGCGAGCCCCTCGACCCATACCGCAGTCCCGCGACCGAGCCGACCCGAATGACCATCGACGAGATCCTATCGCCCGACCAAGTCTCCGTCGGGGTCCGTGCGGCGAGCAAGGCCGCGCTCCTGGACGACCTGGCGCGCCGGGCCGCCCAGGCGCTCGGTCTCGATGCCGCGTCGCTGCGGACGGCGCTGGAGAAGCGCGAGGGCCTCGGTTCGACCGGGGTCGGGGACGGCATTGCGCTGCCGCACGCCCGGCTGGAGAGCGTCAGGCACCCGTTCGGATGCCTGGTACGCATGCGCGATGCGGTGGACTTCGACGCCATCGACGAACGGCCGGTGGACCTCGTCTTCCTTCTGCTGCTTCCGACCGATGCGCAGGGCTCGCAACCCAACGCTCTGGCCTGCGTCGCCCGCCGGATGCGGGATTCCAAGACGGTGGCGGCGATGCGGGGAGCCCGCGATGCCGGGGCGCTGTTCGCGACTATGAGGGGCAGCCGGACGTCACCGTGA
- a CDS encoding YeiH family protein, producing the protein MSAPRLFSHSRSTRALAGTRAILPGLGLCVAVTAAAIGFEAVETHLFGRAWLEALVLAILLGSAIRTAWTPSQRFFPGIAFGAKTVLEIAVVLLGASLSLATILAAGPGLLFGIAGVVVVAILSSYGIGRALGLHPRMAILVACGNSICGNSAIAATAPVIGADGEDVAASIAFTAVLGVLVVLGLPLLVPLLGLSPMQYGVLAGLTVYAVPQVLAATAPVAALSVQVGTLVKLVRVLMLGPVVLMLSLGASRLREETDEAAPGVTAGDRPARAGLAIHRLVPWFILAFLALAGLRSAGLVPQVALAPMSETANVMTVVSMAALGLGVDVRSVAKAGARVTLAVVASLVALGAVSLGLIRVLGLA; encoded by the coding sequence ATGTCCGCGCCCAGACTTTTCTCCCACTCTCGTTCGACGCGTGCCTTAGCCGGCACGAGAGCCATCCTTCCGGGACTGGGCCTCTGTGTGGCGGTCACCGCCGCAGCGATCGGCTTCGAAGCCGTCGAGACGCACCTGTTCGGTCGCGCTTGGCTCGAAGCCTTGGTGCTGGCGATCCTGCTCGGGAGCGCGATCCGCACCGCCTGGACCCCGTCGCAGCGTTTCTTTCCCGGCATCGCTTTCGGGGCCAAGACCGTGCTGGAGATCGCGGTCGTACTGCTCGGCGCGTCGCTCAGCCTCGCGACGATCCTCGCCGCCGGACCGGGCCTGCTCTTCGGCATCGCGGGCGTCGTCGTCGTGGCGATCCTGTCGAGTTACGGCATCGGCCGAGCGCTCGGGCTGCATCCGCGCATGGCGATCCTCGTGGCCTGCGGGAACTCGATCTGCGGCAACTCGGCGATCGCGGCCACGGCACCGGTGATCGGCGCCGATGGCGAGGACGTCGCCGCCTCCATCGCCTTCACCGCGGTGCTGGGCGTGCTGGTGGTGCTCGGCCTGCCGCTGCTGGTGCCGCTGCTCGGTCTGTCGCCGATGCAGTACGGCGTGCTCGCCGGCCTCACCGTCTACGCTGTTCCGCAGGTCCTCGCCGCCACCGCGCCGGTCGCGGCGCTCAGCGTCCAGGTCGGAACCCTGGTGAAGCTCGTCCGGGTGCTGATGCTAGGCCCGGTCGTCCTGATGCTCTCGCTCGGCGCAAGCCGGCTGCGCGAGGAGACCGACGAGGCCGCCCCCGGCGTCACCGCCGGCGACCGCCCTGCTCGCGCCGGCCTCGCGATCCACCGCCTGGTGCCGTGGTTCATCCTCGCCTTCCTGGCGCTCGCGGGCCTTCGCTCGGCCGGGCTGGTCCCGCAGGTCGCGCTCGCGCCGATGTCGGAGACTGCCAACGTGATGACCGTGGTTTCGATGGCGGCGCTCGGTCTCGGGGTCGATGTGCGCAGCGTCGCTAAGGCCGGAGCACGGGTGACCCTGGCGGTGGTCGCCTCGCTCGTCGCACTCGGCGCCGTCAGCCTCGGTCTGATCCGCGTGCTGGGCCTCGCTTGA
- a CDS encoding 2,3-bisphosphoglycerate-dependent phosphoglycerate mutase, with amino-acid sequence MIHDCKAPVTRHLVLVRHGQSVANRSGLFTGLLDSPLTEQGRMEAEAAGRRLAERSWRFSAAFTSTLTRAVVSGRLILDALGQPGLVPQRFAALDERDYGDLSGLDKIAADARWGAERIETWRRSYAEAPPNGESLRDTVARIVPCYLRTIQPAVMGGDVLVVAHGNCLRALVMALEDLSPAEVEHLELATGSVRIYELAADTAIKARWIDG; translated from the coding sequence GTGATTCACGATTGCAAAGCCCCGGTCACGCGACATCTCGTGCTGGTCCGGCATGGCCAGAGCGTAGCCAACCGATCCGGCCTGTTCACGGGATTGCTGGACTCGCCCTTGACCGAGCAGGGCCGGATGGAAGCCGAGGCAGCCGGGCGGCGTTTGGCCGAGCGCAGCTGGCGCTTTTCCGCAGCCTTCACCTCGACGCTGACGCGGGCCGTCGTGAGCGGCCGGCTTATTCTCGATGCGCTCGGGCAACCCGGATTGGTCCCCCAACGCTTCGCCGCGCTCGACGAGCGAGACTACGGCGACCTCAGCGGGCTCGACAAGATCGCCGCCGATGCGCGCTGGGGGGCGGAGCGGATCGAGACCTGGCGCCGCTCCTACGCCGAGGCGCCGCCGAACGGTGAGAGCCTTCGCGATACCGTCGCCCGCATCGTGCCATGCTACCTCCGAACCATCCAGCCGGCGGTCATGGGCGGAGACGTGCTCGTCGTTGCCCACGGCAATTGCCTGCGGGCGCTTGTCATGGCGCTTGAAGACCTGAGCCCCGCGGAGGTCGAGCACCTCGAACTCGCGACGGGCTCCGTCAGGATCTATGAGCTTGCTGCGGACACGGCGATCAAGGCCCGTTGGATCGACGGGTGA
- a CDS encoding anti-sigma factor family protein, producing MSGDPRPVGEDDLHGLIDGHLEPERQALVEAWLRGNPARAAEVSADRALRERLRTRLAPIAEEAIPARLRVANIRSRHSPITGRWLPVAAAAVFCLAVGGAAGWFGHAARQVPTVTLARTEPATDDAVAAFRTYVVEAVHPVEVRADEKPHLVTWLSKRLGRAVTTPDLTAYGFRLMGGRLLPAGSESAAMLMYDDDHGTRLTLYSRVGDADGRTVFRFAREGDVAAFSWVDGGMSYVVTGRTDEARLLTVAQAVDAQVRGLAPDRQQP from the coding sequence ATGAGCGGGGATCCGCGCCCGGTCGGCGAGGACGACCTGCACGGCCTGATCGACGGTCATCTTGAACCGGAGCGGCAGGCGCTGGTCGAGGCATGGCTCAGGGGAAACCCCGCGCGGGCGGCCGAGGTCTCGGCGGATCGCGCCCTGCGCGAGCGCTTGCGTACCCGCCTCGCGCCGATTGCCGAGGAGGCGATCCCGGCGCGGCTCCGGGTGGCCAACATCCGCTCGCGACATAGCCCAATAACCGGGCGCTGGCTTCCGGTCGCGGCTGCGGCCGTGTTCTGCCTCGCGGTCGGCGGTGCCGCCGGCTGGTTCGGCCATGCCGCGCGGCAGGTACCCACGGTCACGCTTGCGCGAACCGAGCCGGCGACCGACGACGCAGTGGCGGCCTTCCGCACCTACGTGGTCGAGGCGGTGCATCCGGTGGAGGTGCGCGCCGACGAGAAGCCGCACCTTGTTACGTGGCTCTCGAAGCGCCTCGGCCGGGCGGTGACCACCCCCGACCTCACGGCCTACGGCTTCCGCCTGATGGGCGGGCGGTTGTTGCCCGCTGGGTCCGAATCCGCAGCGATGCTGATGTACGACGACGACCACGGCACCCGGCTGACGCTCTACAGCCGCGTGGGCGATGCGGATGGCCGCACAGTGTTCCGCTTCGCCCGCGAGGGCGACGTCGCCGCTTTCTCCTGGGTCGATGGCGGCATGTCCTACGTCGTCACCGGTCGGACCGACGAGGCCCGGCTGCTCACCGTCGCGCAGGCGGTTGATGCGCAGGTCCGCGGCCTCGCGCCGGATCGGCAGCAGCCATGA
- a CDS encoding molybdopterin-dependent oxidoreductase, which translates to MRHLHEPLNRRLVLGGLGVGSLAAAMPAWAAGSVKLPLPGGPDERALTTAFPGKGEMILQRTHPPLLETPFSVFDEGVFTPNDRFYVRWHWASIPTEVDAGTFRLKVHGHVDKELSLSLDAIAGLPRFEIAAVNQCSGNSRGLFEPRVPGAQWANGSMGNARWTGVRLKDVLEKAGVKAGAVQVRFNGLDEPVVDDAPDFKKSLDLDHANNGEVMIAYAMNGEQLPLLNGFPLRLVVPGWYSTYWVKMLSDIEVLDKPDEQYWMKTAYRIPDVPGANIKPGQTGFKTVPINRMVPRSFITNLQDDAKVAAGTPVAIRGIAFGGDCGVKAVEFSRDGGATWFPAQLGADEGPYSFRRFDGSLPALAAGTHTVRVRCTNTNGVAQGMDRIWNGAGFMQNGIEAVSFQAA; encoded by the coding sequence ATGCGCCATCTGCACGAACCGTTGAACCGCCGCCTCGTCCTGGGTGGCCTAGGGGTCGGCAGCCTCGCCGCCGCCATGCCGGCCTGGGCCGCGGGCTCGGTGAAGCTTCCGCTGCCCGGCGGCCCGGACGAGCGGGCGCTGACCACCGCCTTTCCGGGCAAAGGCGAGATGATCCTCCAGCGCACCCATCCGCCGCTGCTGGAGACGCCGTTCTCGGTGTTCGACGAGGGCGTGTTCACGCCCAACGACCGCTTCTACGTGCGCTGGCACTGGGCCTCGATCCCGACCGAAGTCGATGCCGGCACCTTCCGGCTCAAGGTCCACGGCCACGTCGATAAGGAACTCTCGCTCTCGCTCGACGCCATCGCCGGCCTGCCGCGCTTCGAGATCGCCGCGGTGAACCAGTGCTCGGGCAATTCACGCGGGCTGTTCGAGCCGCGGGTGCCCGGGGCGCAATGGGCCAACGGCTCGATGGGCAACGCCCGCTGGACCGGGGTGCGCCTCAAGGACGTGCTCGAAAAGGCCGGGGTGAAGGCCGGTGCCGTGCAGGTGCGCTTCAACGGCCTCGACGAGCCGGTCGTCGACGACGCGCCGGACTTCAAGAAGTCCCTCGATCTCGACCACGCCAACAATGGTGAGGTGATGATCGCCTACGCGATGAACGGCGAGCAGCTCCCGTTGCTAAACGGTTTCCCGCTCCGCCTCGTGGTGCCGGGCTGGTACTCGACCTACTGGGTCAAGATGCTGTCCGACATCGAGGTGCTGGACAAGCCCGACGAGCAATACTGGATGAAGACCGCCTACCGCATTCCGGACGTGCCGGGCGCCAACATCAAACCAGGCCAGACCGGCTTCAAGACGGTGCCGATCAACAGGATGGTGCCGCGCTCGTTCATCACCAATTTGCAGGACGACGCCAAGGTGGCAGCCGGAACGCCGGTGGCCATCCGCGGCATCGCTTTCGGCGGCGATTGCGGGGTAAAGGCGGTCGAGTTCTCCAGAGACGGCGGGGCGACGTGGTTTCCGGCGCAACTCGGCGCGGACGAGGGCCCCTACAGCTTCCGCCGCTTCGACGGCAGCCTGCCGGCGCTGGCCGCCGGCACCCACACGGTCAGGGTCCGCTGCACCAACACCAACGGCGTCGCGCAGGGCATGGACCGGATCTGGAACGGGGCCGGCTTCATGCAGAACGGCATCGAGGCCGTATCCTTCCAGGCCGCTTGA
- a CDS encoding beta-propeller fold lactonase family protein, with amino-acid sequence MTHIRTSLRTLLAGAALLLAQAQPGFAAGFDGAIKNNALALNAAGTVAAVSNSEESAVVVYDVAKGTVLRRLDGFVTPRNIVFAPDGARFYVSDSGTGRITVYETATGKEAGVLAAGPGSFGTVLSADGGKLYVNNEAASTLTVFDTRTMLAEAVIPGFAQPRQGVKLSPDGKTVFVTNFLGDKITLVDTATNKITGEIAGFDKLRAISITKDGKTLFAANSGRNTIGVVDVAARKVTSEVAVGKDPYGAALTPDGHFVYSGNLKDNSLSVIDTGTLKVVATVTGLNEPRQAIAFSADNAHAYVLNRDLSVAVVDRAKNAVISTMKP; translated from the coding sequence ATGACCCATATCCGCACCAGCCTCCGCACCCTCCTCGCCGGAGCCGCCTTGCTCCTAGCGCAGGCCCAGCCCGGGTTCGCCGCCGGCTTCGACGGCGCGATCAAGAACAACGCACTGGCGCTGAACGCCGCCGGGACCGTCGCCGCTGTGTCGAACAGCGAGGAGAGCGCCGTCGTCGTCTACGACGTCGCCAAGGGCACGGTGCTGCGCCGCCTCGACGGCTTCGTCACGCCGCGAAACATCGTGTTCGCGCCGGACGGCGCCCGTTTCTACGTCTCCGACAGCGGCACCGGCCGGATCACGGTCTACGAGACCGCCACCGGCAAGGAGGCCGGCGTTCTCGCCGCGGGCCCCGGCTCGTTCGGTACGGTGCTCTCGGCCGACGGGGGCAAGCTCTACGTCAATAACGAGGCCGCAAGCACGCTGACCGTGTTCGACACCAGGACCATGCTCGCCGAGGCTGTGATCCCCGGCTTCGCGCAGCCGCGCCAGGGCGTGAAGCTGTCGCCGGACGGCAAGACCGTGTTCGTGACGAACTTCCTCGGCGACAAGATCACGTTGGTCGATACCGCCACCAACAAGATCACCGGCGAGATCGCCGGGTTCGACAAGCTGCGCGCCATCTCGATCACCAAGGACGGAAAGACGCTGTTTGCAGCCAACAGCGGCCGCAACACCATCGGCGTGGTCGATGTCGCCGCCCGTAAGGTCACCTCCGAGGTGGCAGTGGGCAAGGACCCCTACGGCGCCGCGCTGACCCCGGACGGGCACTTCGTCTATTCGGGCAACCTCAAGGACAACTCGCTCTCGGTGATCGATACCGGCACCCTCAAGGTCGTCGCCACGGTGACCGGCCTGAACGAGCCGCGCCAGGCGATCGCGTTCTCGGCCGACAACGCCCACGCCTACGTCCTCAACCGCGACCTTAGCGTCGCCGTGGTGGACCGGGCGAAGAACGCGGTCATCTCGACCATGAAGCCCTGA
- a CDS encoding c-type cytochrome, producing the protein MNPIHPAALIAALALSPLVALAAPAPEPMRFTSQSIAMPTSDRTFPDGQGAEAVNNNCLACHSAGMVLTQPKLTKAQWTETVNKMVHVYNAPVDQADVQTIVDYLTALKPAP; encoded by the coding sequence ATGAACCCGATCCATCCGGCGGCCCTGATCGCCGCGCTCGCCTTGTCTCCTCTGGTGGCGCTTGCCGCCCCGGCCCCCGAGCCGATGCGCTTCACCTCACAATCCATCGCGATGCCGACCTCCGACCGGACCTTCCCCGACGGACAGGGGGCCGAGGCGGTCAACAACAACTGCCTCGCCTGCCACTCGGCCGGGATGGTGCTAACCCAACCCAAGCTCACGAAGGCGCAGTGGACCGAGACCGTGAACAAGATGGTCCACGTCTACAATGCGCCCGTTGATCAGGCCGACGTGCAGACCATCGTCGACTACCTGACGGCGTTGAAGCCGGCACCCTGA